The nucleotide window ttgaAGTAGAAAACAAAGCATATTTCCTCTTCTGGTTCAGGGGCTACAGGTTTCAGACAGATATACGTAGAAAAGGTTACCATTTATGTGACATAGGAAACATGCTTGAATAAAAAGTACAAAATAATACAATGTACGAATCTAAAATGGCACTAGTAATTAAAAAGCTAACTCATCTATTTAAATTGGTTTGATTTAATTTAGCGATGAATGCTGCATTGGAGTAGGTTTACTGTGCCCCGGTGGTTTAACCTGAGGATTTTGACATTTGTATCTACAGGGTTTTCCAGGAATTAAAGGAACACAAGGAGATTCTGTTGTTCAGTTCATCCAGTACCCTGGCATACCTGTAAGCATTCTCTCCTAAATATTGTAGTTTTACCGTTATTAATTATTTCACTGTCACATGTCCAGGATATACTGTATTAGTAAACTTGCTTCTCTGATAGGGTGACCCTGGGCCTCCAGGAGTCTTTGGCCTGCCTGTGAGTATGAGGACCACTTAACGATACTGTACTGTCGTTGTATTGTGTATGCACAGTTGGTCATTTGCGTATTTCACACAACTATATTTAAACTATCTCACTGGCAGGGTGAACAAGGCCGTCCAGGTTTAAGAGGTTCTATTGGGCCAATTGGTTATGATGGGGAAGATGTGAGTAGTACTATTACTGTCAAGTCAAGAACTATATTGGTTCAGGAGCATGAATTTGAGAGGCATAATACTTCATGTCTTTCTCTATGCAGGGTTTCATTGGTGCACCTGGACTAAGGGGGTCCCCAGTAAGTTCACCAAATACTTTTGTGTTTAGGTTGACGTTTTACATACCAAGATCTGCTCCATCCTTGTGCTTTATCTCTCTGTTCTTctagggagagaaaggaagatcATTACCAGGACAAAAAGGAGAAGAGGTAAAtccttgtttgtgtggttaAAGGCCTGTAAAGTCCTGGAATAAAATCTCAGAATAGTAATGGAACTGCCAAACCTTGTTTTAATAAGACAAACATTGAGGAAATTATGTTTCAAGTCATGGAAACACGATGGAAATCCTGGCCCAAAGGCATGGGCACACCGACCACTGCTCTTCATTGGACcgtttttacatttagtcatttagcagacattcccccgaggcaagtagggtgaattgccttgcccaaggacacaacttcatttggcacggccggaaatcaaaccggcaaccttctgacgaatagcccgattccctaaccgctcagccatctgtacTAAGTCTCTTAGTGTATCGGTTAAGATATCATAGACAAAGACAGTAGTTTGACATCCCCCTCTTCTCTGACAGGGAGCACAAGGAATGAAGGGGCTTCAGGGGCCATTTGAAGTAGTGGACCCTCCAGAAGATTTGTATATCAAAGGAAGCCAGGTGAATATAACAAGACATAAAGACATGCCTATTTGCTTTGTTCCACATTTTTCTTTCATGCTTTCATGTGATGCTTGTGTGTATTTTAGGGGGACCGAGGTGCGAAGGGGGAGTGTGGTCCCAGAGGAATGAATGTAAGTAGGTGCTCAACACGATACACAATGAGCATGTGTCCATGGGTGTATAGATTCACTTGTTGGTGTATCTGTTCAATTGCCGAATATATTCGTAAATTATCCTTTCATTTTCCAGGGACGTGACTCTTTCCTACGAATTAAAGGAGAAATGGGAATTGTTGGATTTCCTGGAGTCAGGGTAAGAGAAGTGAACCTTGGTTTAAATACTTTAATAATTATTTTCAGCTACCTAAGACTagttttgttttacttgtctgGCACAACCAATGGGATGCCTTTCAGATGGTCATGCATGACCCTCAAGTTGACTCAAGCACATGGTTTGTCTCCATCGTGTGTTTTTTTCCCAGCATTAGCATTGCATGGTTGAACATTTTCTTTTCCTTAAGGGCCGTGTTTTCAGACATCGTTGGGGTGATTGTTATTCCTTTGCCAGAATTACAATTTGTTGTACAATACAAATTGTCAAGATGTTCCCAATTGTACAAGCTTGATATAAAGGCACGTTTGCATGTTTGTACCCAGCACCCATTCTCATCCTCAAATCTTCACAACTATTATAATGTTTAGGGCGCCACTGGATTCCCTGGTCTACCTGGCTTACCTGGAATAAAGGTATTTGTCCTTGCCAAGACCGCTTGAACACCCTTGCATATGCATATATATTCTGAAGATGATTTCTAAATATTGATCTAAATTCAATGTAAATGTTTAGCTTATGGAAACACAGCTATTTGTACCTTATACTTtatatactttatactttaatAACTGTGATTTTATCCAGGGGCTTTTCGGGAGCCCTGGACTACCTGGTCTGATTGGAAACGAAGGACCGAAGGTAAAAAAACAACTATACCCTGGTGTCTCCATCATCACTATTAGTCCCCAACTTTTAATGCCCAGGTTATTAAGAGGACTTGTTTTGGGGTTCTATCCAGGGCTTTGCAGGGGATCCAGGCCTCAAAGGAAACACAGCGTACCAGTACATCAATGATACAGGTCGGGGGCCCCCTTTCTGTGGGACTCACTCTCTTTGGTGTTAACAACCATCTTCTCTTCTTTGTAGCTAGAACATAATCAAGCATGGAACCTCATGCACTCGTGTGAGACATGTCCATGTAGATGTATGTCTGTTCCCTACCTCTGTTTACCCCACTATCAGCTTTCCTCCATTGTCACGTCAGGTTGTTTATGTTCATGTTGTTTGTGTTGCATGCTGGCATGATGTGGCTGTTTGTCTCTTTATATGATGTCGTTGTTGTTTGTCCCTGGCATCACCATCAtgtgtgtcatgtgtcatgATGTGTCTTCCCTGGGCATCATACAGGCTGTAGAGGTGAGCTCATCATTTTGCCTGACATCAACCTAAGACACACCTGTACAATACTAATCAATAACATGTACCAGCGGACGAATAACTGTTGATTGTGTACTGTGTCCCTGCTGATCTGTACCCATCTAACAGATGATCAGTAGCCATCCAAAACATTATTCTTGTGTATAGCTGTGCCACATAAACAAAGCCCCCTTTCGTACCATTTCACATTCACATCTTAACATTATCAGTGAGCTGCCTCAAAATTCTAACAGTCGTAACCATCGCTCTCACAGGAGCTATGGGAGAGTCGGGGTTACCGGGACAACCTGGTCTCCCAGGAGAcgtgggggagatggggatgcATGGTCCCCCGGGACGTATAGGAACATCGATCCCAGGTGAGTGTATCAGGCACACCTGCAGCATGTACAGCAGCATGTACAGGGATACGAAGTATGAAACGTAATTTTAAAAGATGCACAttctatacaataaaataagatacgataatcaaaattaaataaaccaAACTAAACAAAAACTAACTTAAACAACAGTGCAATGAAATGGGACAAAACAGCATTCAAACAGCGGTTTGTGTTTAACCAGTGTTTGTTGCTACTCTGCTAAGGTCCCGATGGGGAGCTTGGTAGACGTGGAGTCCCTGGGGAAACAGGGTCTCAGGGAGAACCAGGGAGGTTTTATTCTGAAGGGCCTTCAGCGGGGGAGCCTGGTAAACAGGGCCTTCTAGGAGCTAAAGGACAAAAAGGACGGAGGGGCTTGCCAGGTTTGACtccgtttttttcccctccttttTTCACAGTGGCTCTCACAGTTTCACATACACATTCCGTAAAATATACTTACATGACTTCAGTGTGAAATGGTGAACCTGaatatgttacatttacatttagtcatttagcagacgctcttatccagagcgacttacagtaagtacagggacgttccccccgaggcaagtagggtgaagtgccttgcccaacgacacaacgtcattttggcacagccggAAATCAAACCAGCGACcatcggattactagcccgattccctaaccgctcagccacctgactccccatattACACTGGTAAATTATTTAGCTGCACTCCTGGATGGGATGGGGCTGTGGAGACAGGTACAGTTAACATTTTGAGTAATACAGTTATAAATatagggccggcccaaggcataagcgaactaagcagctccttagggcccctgtggctaccagtgggcccccaagagcaaatgaaattacagtttaatttattatgtaaaaatatatattgggttagggttagccctaaccctaaccctaaccctaaccctaaccctaaccctaaccctaaaattTATCGGCAACGATAAGCGACgcagaggggcccccaaatcaattttgcTTAAGGCCCCTGAATacctatatgtatatatatatatattttgactaaaacacacCAGCGATATGGTACtcgggaaggggtggggggtagggatGGGTGATTGCATCAGGGGGCCTTGCCCCAGGCCCATGCTGTTGAACCTGTATACACCCACTTAAATGAATCCTGAAGTTAAAACACTAGCATTTACATAATTCATTTTATGTGCTTATATGAATGTGCGTTTCAGTGTCCTTTTACAAATAGAAATGGGTACACCAGGCATGGCATAAAACTACTGTATGGAACTTAAACCCAAATATCGCAAGCAATCTACGCAAACTTTGCAATCAATCTTCTGCGTCCTCATAATCAGTGTTGTATAGATGGAGACCATCGTTTTCTACCTTCATCTTTCCGTTTTTAAATGACACAACTTCCGACGTCTACAGAGACTTAAAGGTTTgttagaattgtgaaatgtttattgtagAGATTTGTTACCACCAGCTTACTACAAATATTGAACAAAGTTTTCTTCCGATCCCataaaagtaggctactgttgaaaGCTACATGTTAGCTCTTCTTCCGTAGCAAAGCACTGCAGACAAATTCCATTTGATGTGACAAACCTGCCGTAGCCTACTCCATCTAAACCCGGCCAAGTGCGGCAGATTATGGCCGGTGCAGATTGCATTCTTTTGAaactaaagaaaaaaaatggacaaaaaaaataagaaaaactcATCTATCGTGATAGTTACCGCCTAGTTACCGTCCGTGCTACAAAATTAtacagttttgtaaatgttaggACATATGCCTACTGCCCAGCCCTATGTTTAACACATCTCTGTTCCAGTCTTCATCTTCCAGTGAGGTAGGCAAGAAGTGTGTAAACTGCATTGTTATCAGGCTATAATCTGAAAAATAGGAcaataaacccttttgtttcagaACCATCTAGTCTCTTGACCCTTtacttgtaaatgtaaatacagagaAGTGTGTCCGTATTCTTCAACAATGGATAAAGATCAGTGTGCATTGGACGAGTAATCATCAattcaaatacaatttatttgtatagccatttttacaagcaatgtcacagagggcttcacatacgcccatagaactgcccctcaaccaaccaaaaccctcaaggaagacaaagcAAATTTGAGAAAAAAtagaagaaaccttgggaggagcagttcagtgctcccctcctccaaagACAGTTGGTGAAAGACAGGTGCAGAACGCAGGCTGTTACGTCCCTCGCCCTGTTTGCATGTGTCTAACAGCAGAGGATATTAGATGTTTTAGTTGAAGGCCGgtagttcttccagctgtgggtcGTCCAGAAGTTCTTtcaggtggtgactgctgggacagCTTGGCCCCAGACATCACTGCTTTGGGGTTTTTCTACTGTGGACACAAAGGTGACTCTTTAGATGGACCTTTGATTTACCTGAatagtcacagaggtcacagctgtagggcttctctccagtgtggctcCTGAGGTGAACTGTGAAATGGCCAGCCTggccaaaggttttaccacagaggtcacagctgtagggcttctctgcagtgtggattctgctgtgatTTCTCaaactgctagcatggctaaaggttttaccacagaggtcacagctgtagggcttctctccagtgtgtatTCTGCTGTGGGTTCTCAAATTGgaagcctggctaaaggttttaccacagaggtcacagctgtagggcttctctccagtgtggattctgctgtgatctgtgacactgctagcacagctaaaggttttatcacagaggtcacagctgtagggcttatTTCCAGTGTGGATCATGTGGTGAACTCTGAAACGGTCAGCCCGGCTAAAGGTtctaccacagaggtcacagctgtagggcttctctccagtgtggatcctgcggtgaactgtgacactgctagcatggctaaaggttttaccacagaggtcacagctgtagggcttttttccagtgtggatcctgtggTGAACTCTGAAATGGTCagcccggctaaaggttttaccacagaggtcacagctgtagggcttttctccagtgtggatcctgcggtgaaccgtgacactgctagcatggctaaaggttttaccacagaggtcacagctgtagggcttctctccagtatggATTCTGCTGTGAACGGTCAAAGCTGtcaggctaaaggttttaccacagaggtcacagctgtagggcttctctccagtgtggatcctgctatgagatCTGAAATGGCTACCAcatctaaaggttttaccacagaggtcacagctgtagggcttctctccagtgtggatcctgcggtgaactgtcaATTCCCCAAGCCGGATAaaagttttatcacagaggtcacagctgtagggcttctctccagtgtggatcctgcggtgaactgtcaAACTGCTATccctgctaaaggttttaccacagaggttacagctgtagggcttctctccagtgtggattctgcggtgagctgtgaAATTGTTAGctctgctaaaggttttatcacagaggtcacagctgtagggcttctctccagtgtggatcctgctatgagctctgaaactgctagcctggctaaaggttttaccacagtggtcacagctgtagggctttttaCCAGTGTGGATtctcatgtgcttcttgaggttactggatgaggaaaggctctttccacatgtatcacagtgatgtgtctccataactcagctctctctttgttctctgtctggtctctctggatcctgtatctcgtctctggaagcttgtttctctctggtcGATCCTCTGTTCGGTTACTcctgtttctggttgagtctctctatggttgagtctctctctgtagtctctctggttgagtctctgtggtctctctggttgagtctctgtagtctctctggttgagtctctctggagccttaaggTGTCTTCTCTGTCTAGTCTCGCCCATGATCCAAGTATGTTTGGCCAGTGGGGGATCTGGAAGAAACTGTTCCAAGTTAATGAGAACTcagctttcacatataaaaTAACTCCTTTGTCTGTCATAAAGTCCACTTTGCATGTTGGTCATTTGGTGAGAGGTGTATGTTTCCCAGGTTTATTTTTCTCgagaaacacacaacactgcgATAAAAAGTTATCTCTGGCATACAACTCCTCATAGTaatttggttttcttcaaaataataataacttaTACGATTAATTACTACACAATAAGCGTTAGGCTACATGTAAACTACCAATAAAATGACTTTGGATTGGAATTGCAAAGTTTGAAACCCAATAATATTAATATACTCTATTGGGTCTCATACTCTGTGTCTCGTTTTCTATTTAAAAAGGGATAGTTACAACATAGAAAACAAATGATGGTATGTTTAAAAGCACTCAATTTGTATATTGGCTCCACTGCTGCATTACAGAACATAGAACTTTATGCTGCCCACGAGGCCGATCAAACAAAAAGTTCACAAAACTGGAGTACGTACCTTGAGCCTCACAAGACTGTTTGcatctaaataaataaaaattagGCTACCTACACTTTTCACAACGTACTAATATATCACCATTAATAAAGACAAACACTGAATCTGGCTAATAACACAATGgatgtagagctagctagctagcaccgaAATGAGTTTAAAACCAAGAACAATGTCGCAAATCGTGTTTATAACGTCACAAGCAACCATATAATGCCAGCACTTACCTTCATAGCTGTTTGAACTACAACAGAGCTTTAATCTTTAAATACATTAGGTCTCACAATAAATGTTAAAAACGTAGGGGAAACTTCGCTACTACGCATGACTAACTACATTCATTTGAAGCTCACGTAACCGTGGATacaaaccaatgactgtaaagtcATTGATGAACACTTGAGATGCAGTTGCACACTTGAAACACTAGATGACACCAAAACGGTAAAAAGGTTACAATGATAGGCATGCATGCGTCATCATATTTTCATTAATTTTCGTATTCATCGTACACTTAAACTGTTTAGACCATATTGAAGAAAATGGCTTTTCTAATTGTATAAATGTATGCGTGATTATGTAAGGAAAATCATCCTTTATCAAGAAGATTTTAAACTGCAATTTTTACAATAATGTTCTCCGTCGTACAACTTCATTTTCAACCACTTTTATTACAAAATAGAGGAAAACGTACATCGGGCCTTATGACATAATTATGTGCgcaatgtagaacagcagaCAGATTCGAAATATATCCTTTtgtttaaaagttatgaccattctagtaaTAAGTGGAAAAACCTTTTTTTGAGGGGAATACGTAGGGAAACTTCCCTTTACGTATGACAAACTACATTGATGTAGTTCtagagtagcctggctgccagcccaacttagccccgccaaCTAAAAAaatggtcgggaagttgggtctggggaagctcagttggggaaaaactatgtccgaacaggagctgttcggaccaatgacattgtcagggcgggctttatacaatgatggacagatgatcaacagtaacgtaatcaaccacgtcaccaaagaggcttgggttgaattcgttttcaacaaacaacatattaagttgctctgattggttgtaggtctatccaattgagcgaagaggcatttgttatACGAGTtaggttgaaacacgccccatactcacagcccaacggagagttatcagactcagattctgactagaattatgagtatgacaacttCAGGCTAGCTCCAGAGCTCACGTAACCGTGGATacaaaccaatgactgtaaaaagTCAATGATACAAACACTAGGTGCTCATTTGAAACACCATGTGGCACCAGAACGGTAAAAAAGCTACAATGATAGGATTCTTCTCACCAGATCACTGTTGATACAGCTGACAATATAAATAGGAATCCGTTTACATTTCATACTGGTTGAAGCTGTTTTCTTGCGGGTCAAGATGGTAGCCTTGGTAACCACATTTGAGAAAAGTTGACCAAAATGTGTTCCTTACTGGTTATGTATTTTATGTGGTGGATGGGCTTGTGAGAGATCAGTCTGATTGGTCATTCAGTTGGTGTTTAGGAACCCATAGCCTGTGCTCTGGGATTTCTGCAGGTGTGTACTGCACagcaggagagccaggggaaccAGGACAAGATGGGGACCAAGGTCCACCTGGTGGTAGAGGGTTCCCGGGTTACAAAGGTGACTTTCTGTTATTTATTAATGTGTATGTTGATTGATTCACTTAATCTTTCATGCACCTTGTTTAGTACAGGTCATTGATCATGTCAATATAGTACAAAGTTAGCTTTTGGCTTCCTTATCTTCCCCATAACACCAtgagtttcaaataaaattggGAAAAATTAACATAAACATCTTTTCCCTTACATTTCAGTTGATATGTCTCCAGTCAGTGATCTATTTACATTTGACACACT belongs to Hypomesus transpacificus isolate Combined female chromosome 15, fHypTra1, whole genome shotgun sequence and includes:
- the LOC124478310 gene encoding zinc finger protein 420-like, with the protein product MRIHTGKKPYSCDHCGKTFSQASSFRAHSRIHTGEKPYSCDLCDKTFSRANNFTAHRRIHTGEKPYSCNLCGKTFSRDSSLTVHRRIHTGEKPYSCDLCDKTFIRLGELTVHRRIHTGEKPYSCDLCGKTFRCGSHFRSHSRIHTGEKPYSCDLCGKTFSLTALTVHSRIHTGEKPYSCDLCGKTFSHASSVTVHRRIHTGEKPYSCDLCGKTFSRADHFRVHHRIHTGKKPYSCDLCGKTFSHASSVTVHRRIHTGEKPYSCDLCGRTFSRADRFRVHHMIHTGNKPYSCDLCDKTFSCASSVTDHSRIHTGEKPYSCDLCGKTFSQASNLRTHSRIHTGEKPYSCDLCGKTFSHASSLRNHSRIHTAEKPYSCDLCGKTFGQAGHFTVHLRSHTGEKPYSCDLCDYSGKSKVHLKSHLCVHSRKTPKQ